A single region of the Cucumis melo cultivar AY chromosome 3, USDA_Cmelo_AY_1.0, whole genome shotgun sequence genome encodes:
- the LOC103501329 gene encoding plastid division protein CDP1, chloroplastic isoform X2: MALSSYASPTISSSFCFLCLFHFNKSNNGILLHTKIYKGFAGMTAPSSSGRMRGGNRLLIGSLPRQAADFLITPHNSSNWRMNAVGMDSTTSSQTRTPTIHDKGSNGAAATLEIHVTCYQLIGVPDQSEKDEIVKSVMELRNVEIEEGYSIDAIASRQDLLMDVRDKLLFEPHYAGNMKENILPKSSIRIPWAWLPGALCLLQEVGEAKVVLDIGQTVIQCPMAKPYMLDILFSMVLAECAIAKLGFEKNMVSQGFEALARAQYLLRSQTSLRKLKLLSQIEESLEELAPACTLELLALPNLPMNTERRAGAIAALRELLRQGLGVEMSCQVQDWPCFLSQALGRLMAAEVVDLLPWHELALIRKNKKSIESQNQRVVVDFYCFLLAFKAHLALGFSSRQPELIGKAKTICECLIASEGVDLKLEEAFCNFLLGQCSDSEVFEKLQQSTLNSKPAMPSQFSSSAMEKKNAENTCQLLEIWLKDTVLGVFKDTRDCSLTLVSFLRGEKKMDAKKKINHSKQIIVHTNNKPISTSSVSDWRDVENAFPVSNSSQNLGNIVRRLTPTSLPSQLGMEKKQTDAKSSSVQLKRDLRIKKWKISELWLSRVSLVDSMKVLVVVGSISFASFNLMSRMIKMKPFPTWTLQKASLNTSSVFSDEGLSVDNVIAPPNTKNNSNLSSSLKRLLSKLMRKGRNLAGTSDMLLSSAITASNQNLMSFEEAEALVKQWQTIKAEALGPNYQIHRLAKILDGTMLFQWQALADAAKAKSCYWKFVLLQLSVLRAELLSDKFGAMALEIEVHLEEAAELVNEAEPKNPSYYRGEKGLSLVEC, from the exons ATGGCTTTATCATCCTACGCCTCGCCCACAATTTCTTCCTCCTTTTGCTTTCTTTGCTTGTTTCATTTCAATAAATCCAACAATGGGATTCTCCTACATACCAAAATTTACAAGGGTTTTGCTGGAATGACAGCCCCTTCCAGCTCCGGCAGAATGCGGGGCGGAAATCGGCTTTTGATTGGTTCGCTTCCGAGGCAGGCAGCTGATTTTCTTATCACTCCCCACAATTCTTCTAATTGGAGAATGAATGCTGTCGGCATGGACTCTACTACCAGCTCCCAAACTCGTACCCCCACCATTCACGACAAAGGGTCCAATGGAGCTGCTGCCACACTTGAAATTCACGTTACTTGTTACCAG CTTATTGGTGTCCCAGATCAATCTGAAAAAGATGAGATTGTTAAATCAGTGATGGAATTAAGAAATGTTGAAATTGAAGAAGGTTACTCCATCGATGCTATTGCATCTCGCCAG GATCTTTTAATGGATGTGAGAGATAAACTTCTATTTGAACCACATTATGCTGGTAACATGAAGGAAAACATCCTACCGAAGTCTTCCATTCGAATTCCTTGGGCTTGGTTGCCAGGTGCTCTTTGCCTTCTTCAAGAG GTTGGAGAAGCAAAAGTGGTGCTCGACATTGGACAGACAGTTATCCAATGTCCAATGGCTAAGCCTTACATGCTTGACATACTGTTCTCGATGGTATTAGCAGAG TGTGCAATTGCAAAACTTGGTTTTGAGAAGAACATGGTATCGCAAGGTTTTGAAGCTCTTGCACGTGCCCAATATCTTCTAAGAAGTCAAACATCTCTCAGGAAACTAAAATTGTTATCTCAG ATTGAAGAATCTTTGGAGGAACTTGCACCTGCTTGCACATTGGAGTTGCTGGCTCTGCCTAACTTACCCATGAATACTGAACGGAGAGCAGGAGCAATTGCAGCATTACGTGAATTGCTGAGACAAGGTCTTGGCGTTGAAATGTCTTGTCAAGTTCAGGATTGGCCGTGCTTCTTAAGCCAGGCTCTTGGTAGGCTAATGGCTGCGGAAGTGGTTGATCTTCTTCCATGGCATGAATTAGCTCTCataagaaagaataaaaaatcaATCGAGTCACAGAATCAAAGGGTCGTGGTTGATTTTTATTGCTTTTTGTTGGCTTTTAAAGCTCATCTTGCTCTTGGGTTTTCAAGCAGGCAGCCAGAGTTG ATTGGAAAAGCAAAAACTATATGTGAATGTCTGATAGCTTCAGAAGGTGTCGATCTGAAACTGGAGGAGGCTTTTTGCAATTTTCTTCTTGGTCAG TGCAGTGATTCTGAGGTTTTTGAAAAACTTCAACAGTCTACTTTGAATTCAAAACCAGCTATGCCTAGCCAATTTTCAAGTTCAGCAATGGAGAAAAAGAATGCAGAGAACACATGCCAATTGTTG GAAATATGGTTGAAGGATACTGTACTTGGTGTCTTTAAAGATACGAGGGACTGCTCCCTGACACTG GTTAGTTTTCTCCGTGGCGAGAAGAAAATGGATGCAAAGAAGAAAATTAACCATTCTAAGCAGATTATAGTTCACACGAATAACAAGCCCATATCCACTTCCTCTGTATCAGATTGGAGGGATGTTGAGAACGCCTTTCCTGTTTCAAATTCTTCCCAAAATCTTGGGAATATTGTTAGACGGTTAACTCCTACCAGCTTGCCAAGTCAATTGGGAATGGAGAAAAAACAAACTGATGCAAAATCATCATCAGTTCAATTGAAAAGGGACCTTCGCATAAAGAAATGGAAAATTTCAGAATTGTGGTTGTCCAGGGTCAGTCTTGTTGATAGCATGAAAGTTCTTGTTGTAGTTGGGAGTATTAGTTTTGCTTCCTTCAATCTAATGAGCAGGATGATAAAGATGAAACCTTTTCCTACATGGACCCTGCAAAAAGCAAGCCTGAATACAAGCTCTGTTTTCAGCGATGAGGGTCTGTCCGTAGATAATGTTATAGCACCTCCAAATACGAAGAATAATTCAAATCTTAGTAGTAGTCTTAAAAGGCTTTTGTCAAAGCTAATGAGGAAGGGCAGGAACTTAGCAGGCACAAGTGATATGCTACTGTCATCTGCAATTACAGCTTCAAATCAGAACCTGATGTCGTTTGAAGAAGCTGAAGCCCTTGTGAAGCAATGGCAAACGATTAAGGCTGAAGCTTTGGGACCTAACTATCAAATCCATAGACTTGCTAAAATTCTTGATGGAACAATGCTTTTCCAG